TGGAACTCTCACATCGGCTACTTCGTAGATTATGTTGTAGCAACGGGTGAAGGCAACACTGAAGGACAGGAAGCGGCAAAAGCTGAGCTTGACGGTTATATCGTTGAACAGGCTGCATTCCTTGAGACAGCAACAGAAGGCCGTATCCCTGCTGCTGACCTTGAAGCTGGATTAACTGAGCACGTTGGTCAATTGCTTACTGCATTTGATTCTTATGTTGCAGGTGATTACGAAACAGCTTACAGTTCAATCCGCGAAGCATGGGCACATATGACAATGCCGGCTGCAGGACTGTCAGCAGCGATTGTTGACCAGTTCCCGGATCAGTTCGGTGGAGACATGCCTGGTATGCCAAGCACTGGTATGGGTGGTATGGCGGCTGCTGAAGAAAATGGATTCCCGATCGGCTACCTGATGGCTCTGCTATTTGTGATGATTGGCGGATCAGCACTGGCTGTCAGAAAATATGGATCTGATAAGCAGTAATTCATGATTTTAATTGAGGGCAGCGCTGAGAAGCCTGCCCTTTTTATCAGGAGTGAGCGATGTGATTAAAAAGTGTGTACTATTAATAGGATTTACACTGCTTCTTTCTGCTTGCAGCATAGAATCTGTAATGAATCAGTTTTCAAAACAGGAGCAGCCGGCTGAAACCAGTGAAGCTGCCGCGCCTGCTGAAGACGTGCTGTCAGATACAGCTGGTGAGGAGATTGCTGAAGAAGCACCTCCTGCTGAGGAAGATGAGCATCCTGAAGTAAACTGGGACCCTCCGAAAAGTCTGATCCCGTCAAAGCTTGATATTCCTTCTATTGGATTGTCAGCGCCAGTTGAAAAAGTCGGATTGACTGAAACAGGTGAAATGGCTGTGACGGAAAGCTTTGAGACAACAGGCTGGTATGAAAAAGGCTATAAGCCGGGCAGCCAGGGAAATGCCGTTATTGGCGGACACGTTGACAGCTATGAGGGTGCAGCGATTTTCTATGATCTGCAGTTTCTGTCTGTCGGGGATGAGATCATTGTAAGTGATGAAAATGGTGAGCAGCTCGTTTTTGTCGTGACTGAAATGGTGGAATATCCGTGGGATGATGCCCCGGTTGAAGAGATCTTCGGCTATACAACGGACCGGTCATTGAACCTGATTACGTGTACAGGGGATTATGATCGTGACTCGAATAATTATAATCAGCGGCTGGTTGTGTATACGGAGTTAAAAGAAGCCTGATTGAGGGCTTTTTTTAATGGGGATTTTTAGATGAGGTTGGGTTTTGGCGGAGTGTGTATGGGCTGAATGGGTGTATGACTTTGCGGGTGGACGGGCTCTGCAGGCGGGTGGTGGGCGGCTGGTGAATTAGATCACCTTTCGGATTATATCTATCACCTTTGTAAGTTATTACATCATCTTTTGAAGTATTCGAACATCCATCATCGAACCGCTCTTCCACTGGGCCGGAGCTCTGCGGTCGGGCGGTTGGTGAATTAGATCACCTTTCGGATTATATCTATCACCTTTGGAGTTTTTCACGACGGCTTTTGATTTATTCGTTTATCGGCTACTGAGGACAGCGGAATTACGACACCTTCTCAATTTATTCGCTCACCTTTGTAAGTTATTACATCATCTTTTAAAGTATTCGAGCACGCACTACCGAACCGCTCTACTACAGGGCTCCGCGGGCGGGCGGCGTTCGGCCGGTTAATTAGATCACCTTTCTGGTTATATCTATCACCTTTTATGTTTTTCGCACCAGCTTTTGATTTATTCGTTCACCGGCTGCTGCGGACAGCGGAATTACGCCACCTTCCCGATTGATTCGCTCACCTTTGGTAGTTATTACATCACCTTTTAAAATATTCGCTCACAGAAAACCGGACGCTCGCCCTTCCCCACAAAAAGAAAAAAGCACGCCCGCAGGCATGCTTTTACTTTGCTTTTGCTTCTTGTTCACGTGCGGCTTTCCGCGCCAGTCGTGCTTCACGATCCTTTTTAGACCGCTCATTATATTTAGGTAACGCAAGCATCTGGTATGCGTTGGTCGCGATCAGTGTGAACATGATCGTGATCAGCCAGTAGTTTTCGTTACTTCTGAGCACCGGCAGCCATTCAAGTGTTGTCACAACGACCATGAAGAATAGCGTTGATGGGAAAATCATTTTATTCTTCGCCTGCTTCGCTTTTAGCAGCGATACAATCACACCGACTACAAGTAAAAATGCAGCGAGTGAGAAGTATGGCAGCAGCGAATCGCCGTCATCTGCAAATGCTTCAAAGCGGAAGTATACCAGGTCAAACAGGACGAATGCGACAAGTACCATTTGCACCCAGTTCCACAGCTTTAGTGAACGGAAAATGCTGAGCCCGAACTGGTGAATGGTCAGGTAGGCAAAGTACCCCATCTGACTTAATACACTGAATGTCATCCCGACCCCAATCATCCACACGATGACTGATAATATCTCTATACTATCTTCACCCGCGAACTGAGTTGATAACTCACTCCAGCGGACTGTAATTCCTACGATTCCTGTGGTGACTCCGCCGACCAGCAGTGTCATCATAAAGAAACGGATCCAATTTCGTATGGTCACGTCTATATCCTCCACATCTGTAAATACACATTCTCATTCGATTGTACCAGTCGTCATGTGAAAAATCCATGACTGCTATGTGAACGTGTATATTTCAGCCTTTTACGCAAAAGCTATGTAAAATGCCTGTACGGGAGGTGTCGAGATGAAGAAAGAATTGTTAGTGAGTTCAGCGTTGGTTCTGCTTTTAACCGGATGTGCGGGAGAAAAGACCAGTTATGAGGAAACAAAGCAGATGGTGACTGACCTTTTAAAAACCGATGATGGGAAAAAAGCAGTCAAAGAGCTGCTGGCAGATGAAGAAATCAAAAAAGAGCTTGTCATTGATCAGCCGATTGTCAAAGAGTCCATTCAGACGACCCTCTTATCTAAAGAAGGACAGGAATTCTGGAAAAAGACGTTTGCTGATCCCGAATTTGCAGAAACACTTGCGAAAAGTATGAAAACTGAGCAGGAGCAGCTGTTGAAGGACCTCATGAAAGATCCCGAATATCAGAGTATGATCCTGACCATCATGCAGGATCCCGCGATGCACGAGCAGACCATGTCCGTCCTGAACAGCCAGGCTTATAAAGAAGAAACGAAAAAGCTGATGCTTGAGATGATGGAAAGTCCGCTGGTGAAAAAGGAAATCCAGGACTTGCTGCTTGAAGCAGCTAAGGAAATGGGCGAAGAAGGCACACAGCAACAGGCTGACGGCGGTGAAGGCGGTGGCGGTCAGGGAGACGGTGGTAGTGGCGGTGGGGGAGATGGCGGCGGTGATGGTAACAGTGAAAGTGAGAGCGGTGGCGGGATGGGGCAGTGATTTGTCCTTCAAAGAGCACCTTTCAATGTTAAAGGTGCTTTTTCACCACGGCTCTGGAAATCGCAAGTTCTTTCTATAGCCGATAATTTCATGTTCTATTCTTTCTGCCCCAATCGGATAGATCTCATCTATTTGACCTTTCCAATACTTTGCCTCCGGGACATCTTTTGTCGCAAGAAGAGCCAGATTCTTTTCTCTTAAGCATCTCCTGATAGAACGTCCGGACATTTTCACCGAGAATCGCAGTACCGGTTACCTCGCCTTTAAAGTTTGTATAAATGGCTTCATAGTAGTGCTTATGATTGACATTCACAGGGTTTGGATTTACTTCGAATTTCTCCATGAACTTTTTATATTGCTTTCTTCTCGACAGTTTTTATTTCGCTCTCTATCACACTCATGATCAATCTTCTTAAAATCAGCATATCCCTGTTGACAATAAGCATTTTATAAAAAAGAGGGTTCATAAAAAAATGAATCCCTCTCCTCTTCAAAGTTATTTAAACCTTTGGCCATCTCAACAGACTTCTTGATTTAACAATCCATTCTGCATGTCTTTCCTGAAAAGCATTGTCCAGGGAAGCTGCCTGTTCCTCAAGACTACCGTCTGGTAATTCAGGATATCCATTGT
The sequence above is a segment of the Jeotgalibacillus haloalkalitolerans genome. Coding sequences within it:
- a CDS encoding class F sortase gives rise to the protein MIKKCVLLIGFTLLLSACSIESVMNQFSKQEQPAETSEAAAPAEDVLSDTAGEEIAEEAPPAEEDEHPEVNWDPPKSLIPSKLDIPSIGLSAPVEKVGLTETGEMAVTESFETTGWYEKGYKPGSQGNAVIGGHVDSYEGAAIFYDLQFLSVGDEIIVSDENGEQLVFVVTEMVEYPWDDAPVEEIFGYTTDRSLNLITCTGDYDRDSNNYNQRLVVYTELKEA
- a CDS encoding KinB-signaling pathway activation protein, with the protein product MTIRNWIRFFMMTLLVGGVTTGIVGITVRWSELSTQFAGEDSIEILSVIVWMIGVGMTFSVLSQMGYFAYLTIHQFGLSIFRSLKLWNWVQMVLVAFVLFDLVYFRFEAFADDGDSLLPYFSLAAFLLVVGVIVSLLKAKQAKNKMIFPSTLFFMVVVTTLEWLPVLRSNENYWLITIMFTLIATNAYQMLALPKYNERSKKDREARLARKAAREQEAKAK
- the gerD gene encoding spore germination lipoprotein GerD; translation: MKKELLVSSALVLLLTGCAGEKTSYEETKQMVTDLLKTDDGKKAVKELLADEEIKKELVIDQPIVKESIQTTLLSKEGQEFWKKTFADPEFAETLAKSMKTEQEQLLKDLMKDPEYQSMILTIMQDPAMHEQTMSVLNSQAYKEETKKLMLEMMESPLVKKEIQDLLLEAAKEMGEEGTQQQADGGEGGGGQGDGGSGGGGDGGGDGNSESESGGGMGQ